AAAATCATATAATTATTTAAACCTCATAGTGCTTACTATGAGGTTTAACTGGCTTTATCAAAATAAGAAACTATTTTTTCTTATGTCTGTTTTTTCTTAAACGTTTTTTACGTTTGTGGGTAGCCATTTTATGTCTCTTTCTTTTTTTACCGCTTGGCATAGTTTTAAGTTTTAAATGTTTTTATTAATCTGTTAATTAATTTTTATTCTTTAGTTCAGCCACCTTCTTATCAATGAATGAAGATAAGGTTGAGTTAGCCGCTAATTTTTTGCTTGATAGGTAAGCATTTACTGCTTCTTTATTTCTGCCTAAATTTTCTAAAGCTGTTCCTAAATAAAAATAGGCTTCAGGGGTTGGAGCAACGGCAATTACGGTGTTAAAACGAGGAATTGCTTTATCAAACTGACCTGATTTTATCGAGAACAACCCTAAATTCATATTCGCCTTTACATTTTTAGGTTCTTTGGCAACAACTTCTAACAACATTGCAATACCCTGCATTGGTGCGCCTAAGCCGTTTACAATAGTTACACCTAAGCCTGTTTTAGCCTCAATGTTTGTAGAGTCTTTCTCTAACGCATTTTTATAAGATAGATTGGCTTTCTGCAATAAAACAGGCTGCGCGATGCTATCTTGTGTGCTTTCAAAAGCTTTTATAAATTGATTACCGGCAGCTAACCACGATTTTGATGATGGTTCGCCTTCGGCCACAATTTCTAAATACAGTGCAGACGGAGTAATTTGTTCAACATCGTCCCATTTCTGAGCCAGTTGTTTAGCAAGTTCAATCTTTTCTGCACCGTTTGCGCCTTTGTAGCTGTTTTCTAAAGCTGTAATATCTGTAGCCAAATTTTTATTGATTACATTTTTTGCAGCAGTAGATGAAGTTTCGAGGTTTAGTACCGAGGTTGTTGATGGAGAACCTGCTCCGGCCATTGGGCCACTTGAAGGCATTTTTCCATTTTCTTCTGTTGGTTTAACCAAACCCTTAATGTCTCTTGTAAATAAGAATGCAACAAGTAATACAATCGCTCCAATAACAATGGTTTGTTTAGATCTGATGTTGCTATTCATATATAAGACTTAGGCTTCTACGTTAATTTTTTTTGAATTACTTTTCACTTTATCAACAAATACTTTTGCTGGTTTAAAGCTAGGTACGAAGTGTTCTGGGATAATTATTGCAGTGTTTTTTGAGATATTTCTCGCAGTTTTTTGCGCTCTCTTTTTAACAACAAAGCTTCCGAAGCCTCTAACGTATACATTTTCACCGCCAATCATGCTGGTTTTGATAACCTTGAAAAATGCCTCAACTGTTTCCTGTACATCAACCTTCTCAATTCCGGTTTTTGTTGATATTTCTGAAATAATATCTGCCTTAGTCATATTTTATTATTTATTATATTATTATGTTTTAATATTACTACTGTTTTGGGGTTGCAAAAGTATTGCTTTTTAATGAGATAGGGAAATAAAAGATGATTTTTTTATCACTAGACTTATCAGGCAATTGCAAGTTTTTTTTTAATCGGATAAATAGACCGTAATTTGCAGCAATGACATTTCAAAATGAACTCATCAATTGGTACCTGATAAACAAAAGAGATTTGCCCTGGAGGCATACCAATGATGCTTATACCATCTGGTTATCAGAGGTTATATTACAGCAAACACGGGTAGAACAAGGGCTCCCGTACTTTAATAGGTTTTTAGAAAATTTTCCTACCGTTGCAGATTTTGCCAATGCTACCGAGGCCAAAGTTTTAAAGCTTTGGCAGGGCTTGGGTTATTACTCGAGAGGTAGGAATATGCATGCAACTGCTCAGATTGTAGTGAAAGATTACCAGGGAATCTTCCCAAATCTACATGATGAACTCTTAAAATTGAAAGGAATTGGAGAGTATACAGCTGCCGCAATCTCTTCTTTTTCATCTGGTGAAGCACGTGCTGTGGTAGATGGAAACGTATTTCGGGTGCTCTCCAGGTTTTATGGTTCAGCTACGCCAATAAACACTCCAGCCGGAAAAAAAGAGTTTTATACATTAGCTAATGATTTGCTGTATAAAGAAGACCCTGCCTTATATAATCAGGCTATTATGGAGTTTGGGGCCATGCAGTGTAAACCAAAATCGCCCAATTGCGGCATTTGCCCGCTTAGCCAGGAGTGTTATGCTTATAACCACGGCCTGGTAAATGTACTTCCGGTTAAAATTCGAAAAGCCGAGCAAAAACACCGGTACCTTAATTATTTTATTTGTGTTGAAGATGATAAAGTATTAATCAGGGAGAGACAAGCGGGAGATATATGGCAGCACTTATATGATTTCCCCAGTTTAGAAACAACCGAAAAATACGAGTGGAGCAATTCATCATTCGTCGATCAGGTAAAATCTGTATTCGGAAATAAGGCCGATTTTGCATTTATAAAAACCCAAAAACATATATTAACACACCAAATTATCCATATACAATTTTTTGCATTAAAAAATTATATATTTAACTTTAGTAAGCAAAAGGAACTTAATTGGGTTTCTTTAACTAAGTTAGATGAGTTACCGCAACCAAAAGTAATCCATGATTTTGTTCTGGAATATTTTTATAAAGACAAAATGGAGTAACTAACCATCTTATTCGGTGCGCATTTACAAAACGAAACAACTAACCAAAAATATTTATGTCTGGGATTAACAAAGTTATTTTAGTAGGCCACTTAGGCAAAGACCCTGAAGTGCGACATTTAGACGGTGGCGTAACAGTAGCCAGCTTTCCATTAGCTACATCGGAAACATACAACAAAGACGGTAAGAGAGTAGAACAAACAGAATGGCACAATATTGTGTTATGGCGGGGATTGGCTGAAGTAGCTTCCAAATACCTGCAGAAAGGAAAGTTGGTTTATATAGAAGGCAAGCTAAGAACGAGATCCTTTGAAGATAAAGAAAAGGTTAAAAAATATGTAACAGAGATTGTAGCAGAAAACTTTACCATGTTGGGTAGAAAAAGTGATTTCGAGCAAAGTCCAACAACACCAACGCATCAAAGCGCTGAGACTAAAATTGATGATGAATTTACAATTGGCCCATCAGATGAAAATGGAGATCTTCCGTTTTAATTTTAAGGGCTTAAATGAATAAAAAAAAGCTACCTGATGAGAGGTAGCTTTTTTTATGCGCTAAAATGAAGATGCAAAAAAAAACTCCTGCCGGTTTTGTTGGCAGGAGTTTTTTGATCAATACTAAAATAGTTAATTAATTTTAGTGTAGTAAATATTTAGCTTTATCTTATTTGCAGTTGCATCGCTAGCACCTATAATCGATCTTTCAGCAGATGTGGCACTGGATACTCTCTGAAAGTCGGTATAAGATGTAGGGGCTAAAAATGTGCCGTAATCTTCAATATTTTTATCAATCAGGCTCTGAACATAGCTGGTTACAATAAAGATATAACGTTTCTTTAACGAATCGAAATAACCGCCAAATAGTGCTGCCCCACCAGAAGCACTGCTTGAAAATGTGGTATAATCAGGTATATCGGCAGCTTGATGGGCAATATCCCAACGATATAAAGAAAGTCGCTGTGCGGCATTAAAAGGGTATGCTGGCGCACTTTCACCTAGCTCTACTACTAATTCTGCCTTATTGATAATTGCTTTCCCGTAAGTACCCTTAAAATTTGTCAATTCTGGGAACGTTAACTTGGTTTTTACGCCAGCTAAACCTTGTAAATAAGTTACGCTATATGGAGCCGAAGGATTTGGGGTTGTAATCTGATCCTGTACGGGTGTTCCGGCATAATCGTGTTTAATATTAGCAGCAATACCGGAAATTACATTTGCCGTTTGTGCACCATTCGTAACCATCCTTCCGATAGGGAAATTTACACTTGTAGTATCTACACCGTTTGATGAGTTGGTTTTTTTCCAAACCAGTTGAAGGTAAGAGTCAGCTCCCGAAAAGTTAATAAATGCAATCCCTCCAACACCAGTAGAAGAGGTTTTATTAATCTGTGCGTATAAACCTTTAAATGATTCTATAAATTTAGTGTCTGTTGCAGTTCCTGCAGTACCTAAGTTTAATATGGCATTTTGTATAAATGCCTTGTTTAAAGGGATTCTAATCTGCGCAGGCACGGTTTTTAAGGTATCAGCTTTGCCTGGAACAATATCTAATACTTTTCTTTTGGTATTTGGCGCCAGCTTACCCGTAAAGTTACCTAAAAGCGTATTGTTAATCGATTGTACATCAGAGCTTTTATAAGTAGTAACCTTATTGGCTAACTGATAAACATCAATACTGTATTTAGAATTGGTGGTATCACCGTAAAATTTGGTTAATGTAGATGTTGTATCAATTTTTAATACCAAAACTGCCGAGTCTAATACAGGAGAAGTACCGAAATCGTAACTTGTACTCACCGGGTAAACCGTTAATGCTAAAGCGGCTTCGGTTTTTCCAAAGACAGGGTCTACCATATATCCCAGCGGATAACGGTTTAATCCATAGGTATTGGCAGGATCTTCTTGTACAAGTTGAGACTTAACCGGAGATACGACCAAGGTTCCGGTAATGGCTGTAGACGGATCAACATCTAAACCCACACCATCGGGATTTTTGCATGATGCAAAAAGAAAAAGACCTATCAACAGGGTTAATAAGTCTTGTTTTGTAAATTTCATATTTAAAATAATAATACCTTAATTAAGCAAGTGAAACCAGTTCATCATTCGAAATTTCTTCATAAAAAGTATAGAAGTTTTCGAAATTCTCGGTTAAGTTAAAAGCTAATGTTGGCTTATTGGAATCTTTAACAAATTTTAACACATCTTTATCTAGGTTTTCATCTGCTAAAACTACTGCATCTGAGTGTGTTATCGCGCCAATGTGCATGCTGTCGCAATCAGATGGTAAGAATGCTTTCGTATCATCTTCAGTCATATTGGCCATTACTGCTTTCTTAGAAAAATTAGCATTTAATTTCTCCGTAAAGCCGTCCTCATAAATAGAATATACTACTTTAGAATTTTTAAAAGTAGGATCGTTTTTATAAGTCGTTTTAATATAAGCAGGGACTAATGCGCTCATCCATCCATGACAGTGAACGATATCTGGCGCCCAGCCTAATTTTTTAACAGTTTCCAATGCACCTTTACAGAAGAAAATCGTACGCTCGTCGTTGTCGTCGAAGAATTTTCCGCTCGCATCTCTAAATACTTGTTTGCGCTGGAAATATTCTTCATTGTCTAAGAAATAAACTTGCATGCGTGCAGCTGGGATGGAGGCTACTTTAATGATTAAAGGATTATCGTTGTCATCGATAATGATGTTCATTCCTGATAAGCGGATTACTTCGTGTAAACGATTTCTTCTTTCGTTGATGTTGCCAAATTTAGGCAT
The nucleotide sequence above comes from Pedobacter riviphilus. Encoded proteins:
- a CDS encoding tetratricopeptide repeat protein, whose protein sequence is MNSNIRSKQTIVIGAIVLLVAFLFTRDIKGLVKPTEENGKMPSSGPMAGAGSPSTTSVLNLETSSTAAKNVINKNLATDITALENSYKGANGAEKIELAKQLAQKWDDVEQITPSALYLEIVAEGEPSSKSWLAAGNQFIKAFESTQDSIAQPVLLQKANLSYKNALEKDSTNIEAKTGLGVTIVNGLGAPMQGIAMLLEVVAKEPKNVKANMNLGLFSIKSGQFDKAIPRFNTVIAVAPTPEAYFYLGTALENLGRNKEAVNAYLSSKKLAANSTLSSFIDKKVAELKNKN
- a CDS encoding HU family DNA-binding protein, with amino-acid sequence MTKADIISEISTKTGIEKVDVQETVEAFFKVIKTSMIGGENVYVRGFGSFVVKKRAQKTARNISKNTAIIIPEHFVPSFKPAKVFVDKVKSNSKKINVEA
- the mutY gene encoding A/G-specific adenine glycosylase → MTFQNELINWYLINKRDLPWRHTNDAYTIWLSEVILQQTRVEQGLPYFNRFLENFPTVADFANATEAKVLKLWQGLGYYSRGRNMHATAQIVVKDYQGIFPNLHDELLKLKGIGEYTAAAISSFSSGEARAVVDGNVFRVLSRFYGSATPINTPAGKKEFYTLANDLLYKEDPALYNQAIMEFGAMQCKPKSPNCGICPLSQECYAYNHGLVNVLPVKIRKAEQKHRYLNYFICVEDDKVLIRERQAGDIWQHLYDFPSLETTEKYEWSNSSFVDQVKSVFGNKADFAFIKTQKHILTHQIIHIQFFALKNYIFNFSKQKELNWVSLTKLDELPQPKVIHDFVLEYFYKDKME
- a CDS encoding single-stranded DNA-binding protein produces the protein MSGINKVILVGHLGKDPEVRHLDGGVTVASFPLATSETYNKDGKRVEQTEWHNIVLWRGLAEVASKYLQKGKLVYIEGKLRTRSFEDKEKVKKYVTEIVAENFTMLGRKSDFEQSPTTPTHQSAETKIDDEFTIGPSDENGDLPF
- a CDS encoding DUF4270 domain-containing protein, coding for MKFTKQDLLTLLIGLFLFASCKNPDGVGLDVDPSTAITGTLVVSPVKSQLVQEDPANTYGLNRYPLGYMVDPVFGKTEAALALTVYPVSTSYDFGTSPVLDSAVLVLKIDTTSTLTKFYGDTTNSKYSIDVYQLANKVTTYKSSDVQSINNTLLGNFTGKLAPNTKRKVLDIVPGKADTLKTVPAQIRIPLNKAFIQNAILNLGTAGTATDTKFIESFKGLYAQINKTSSTGVGGIAFINFSGADSYLQLVWKKTNSSNGVDTTSVNFPIGRMVTNGAQTANVISGIAANIKHDYAGTPVQDQITTPNPSAPYSVTYLQGLAGVKTKLTFPELTNFKGTYGKAIINKAELVVELGESAPAYPFNAAQRLSLYRWDIAHQAADIPDYTTFSSSASGGAALFGGYFDSLKKRYIFIVTSYVQSLIDKNIEDYGTFLAPTSYTDFQRVSSATSAERSIIGASDATANKIKLNIYYTKIN
- a CDS encoding glycogen/starch synthase, with amino-acid sequence MAKTKLLIVTHEMSPFLELTKISEITRQLPQAMQEKGFEIRILMPKFGNINERRNRLHEVIRLSGMNIIIDDNDNPLIIKVASIPAARMQVYFLDNEEYFQRKQVFRDASGKFFDDNDERTIFFCKGALETVKKLGWAPDIVHCHGWMSALVPAYIKTTYKNDPTFKNSKVVYSIYEDGFTEKLNANFSKKAVMANMTEDDTKAFLPSDCDSMHIGAITHSDAVVLADENLDKDVLKFVKDSNKPTLAFNLTENFENFYTFYEEISNDELVSLA